In the genome of Dehalococcoidia bacterium, the window CACGGCCTGAGCGCCGTCCACTAGGACGGGGATGCCGCGGCTATGTGCCGCAGCTATGATCCCCTCGATGGGGTTGACAGTGCCCAGAGAGTTTGACACGTGCACGATGGACACCAGCTTTGTGCGGGGGTTCAGCAGCTTCTCGTACTCGTCCAGCAGCAGTTCGCCGGCGTCGTTGATTGGGATGACGCGCAGCTTTGCGCTCCGCTCCTGGCACAGCATCTGCCAGGGGACGATGTTGGAGTGGTGCTCCATGTGGGAGATGACGACCTCATCGCCCGGCCCGATGTGCTGCCTGCCGTAGCTGTGCGCGACCAGGTTAATTCCTTCGGTGGCGCCCCGCACAAAGATGATTTCGCGGTCCTCCGCGGCGTTGAGGAACAGACGCACCTTGGCGCGCGCGCCTTCGAACTCGTCCGTGGCGCGGGCGCTCAGGTAGTGGATGCCGCGATGCACGTTGGCGTTGATCGTGGTGAGGTAGCGCACGAGGGTGTCAATGACCACCTGGGGCTTCTGGCTGGTGGCCGCGTTGTCCAGATAGACCAGCGGTTTCCCGTGGACCTGCTGCTTCAGGATGGGGAAGTCCTCCCGAATCCTGGCGACGTCGAATGTCCGGGCAGGGCGCTCCGCCAGGCGCGGGCTGGCGGCGGGACGTGGCGCGGTCATGACGTTTCCCCGAACTGAAAGCCAGGCAGCGCTCCCGCGAACAACTTGTTCAGGTAGTCCTGAAGCGGCTCCGGCTTCACGGTGTCGATAATCTGGCTGGCGAAGGCCTGGATGAGGAGGTTGCGGGCCGCCGCCTTGTCCAGTCCCCGGCTCTGCATGTAGAACAGGGCGTCCTCGTCAATATCTCCCGCCGCAGCCCCGTGCGAGCACTTGACGTCGTCCGCGTAGATCTCCAGGCTTGGCTTTGTGAACGCCTGGGCCTCTCTGGACAGGATGAGGTTCTTGTCGTGCTGCTCGGCGTCGGTCTTCTGGGCTTCCTTCTGGACCAGGACGCGCCCGCTGAAGACGCCGGTGGACGCTCCGTCCAGAATGCCTCTGTAGTTCATCCGGCTTGTGGTATGGGGCCGGACGTGGTCAATGCCCATGTGGTTGTCCAGGTGCTCCCTGCCCGCAAGCCGGGACAGCCCGTTCAGGACGCAGGAGCCGCCTTGTCCGTCCAGCAGCGCATGGAAGTCGTTCCTGCCCAGGGCGCACCCTACGGCGAAAGAAGTCGAGGAGAAGGCGCTGTCCGTTTCCTGCCGCACGCGCGACGTGCCCACGTGGAGGGCGTCGCGGCTCTCCAGAAGCAGCCGGTAGTGCTCAATCCGAGCGCCATCGCCGGCCACAATCTCCGTGACGGCGTTGGTGAAGTAGGGGCCGCTCGCGTGGCCCACATAGCTTTCGATGAGCGTCAGGC includes:
- a CDS encoding cysteine desulfurase produces the protein MTAPRPAASPRLAERPARTFDVARIREDFPILKQQVHGKPLVYLDNAATSQKPQVVIDTLVRYLTTINANVHRGIHYLSARATDEFEGARAKVRLFLNAAEDREIIFVRGATEGINLVAHSYGRQHIGPGDEVVISHMEHHSNIVPWQMLCQERSAKLRVIPINDAGELLLDEYEKLLNPRTKLVSIVHVSNSLGTVNPIEGIIAAAHSRGIPVLVDGAQAVPHMAVDVRKMGCDFYVFSGHKVFGPTGIGVVYGRAELLEAMPPYQGGGDMIRSVTFEKTTYNSLPYKFEAGTPDVSGAIGLGAAIDYVTALGLDRITAYEHELLDYGARRLAAIDGLQIIGTAKDKASILSFVLEGVHPHDIGTILDGEGIAIRTGHHCTQPLMDRFGVPATARASLAFYNTREEIDALAQGMQRVIEVLK
- the sufD gene encoding Fe-S cluster assembly protein SufD, yielding MTQVLTRDDAYLADFQSLETQPRQDGAAWVQTLRQRAWARFTKLGFPTAVRGNEQWKYTSVAAIARSSFKHPADVRPKDLSEAARLLGRAPAHADWTTLVFVNGRYAPALSTALPEADGVRVTGLATALTTHGASVERHLARYAAFEDEAFTALNTAFLRDGAYVSIPDGASVPSPVHVIFVTTPGEQPIVTHPRTLVVAGRHSSLTLIESYVGHASGPYFTNAVTEIVAGDGARIEHYRLLLESRDALHVGTSRVRQETDSAFSSTSFAVGCALGRNDFHALLDGQGGSCVLNGLSRLAGREHLDNHMGIDHVRPHTTSRMNYRGILDGASTGVFSGRVLVQKEAQKTDAEQHDKNLILSREAQAFTKPSLEIYADDVKCSHGAAAGDIDEDALFYMQSRGLDKAAARNLLIQAFASQIIDTVKPEPLQDYLNKLFAGALPGFQFGETS